The following DNA comes from Sphingopyxis sp. BSN-002.
CCAGCGGACCGTGGTGTTCGAGCTGAGGGCACCGTCGATGCTGACATTTGCCGGCGCCGCCGGCGCATCGGCAAGCTCGGAGACGAGGGCGACGTTGAGCGCGGTCACCCGCGCCAGATAGGGGAAATCCATCTCGTCGACCGTGTCACCATATTTGCGGCCGTTCTCGGTCCGCAGATCCTGATGCTGGTGGTCATAATCCTCGACCCCGACGGTGAACCGGATCGCGGGATAGCCGAGTTCGAGCGAGGGGCTGTGATCGCCGCCGCGGCGGAAACGGTCGGGGCGGCGTACCGCGAGCACTTCGAGTCCGATTGCGGGATTGGCTTCGCCCGCGCGAACCGCGGCCTTGGCCAGCGCGCGCGACGGGCCGTCGTCCTCGCCGCCGATGCCGCGGCGTACGAGCTGCGCCGCGAGATCTTCGGAGGAGCGGATGCCTTCGCTGAACACGCGGACACGGTTGTCGACGATCGTGCCATCGGTGCCGTGCGTGCCGCCGACGATATCGTTGTTGAGCATGGCAGTGACCTGCCAGCCCTTCTCCTTCGCGTGGCGCGCGATCAGCTTGCCGCCCCACAACCCCTGTTCCTCGCCCGACAGCAGCGCATAGACGATCGTCGCACGATGCCTGTCCTTCGACAGCAGGCGCGCGGCCTCGAGCACCAGCGCGGTGCCCGACCCGTCGTCGTTCGCGCCGGGCGCGTCGCTGGTGAAATTCATCGGATCGGTGACGCGGCTGTCGATATGGCCGGCGATGATGATCACCCGGTTCGGGTCGCTACCCTTCTGGATCGCAAGGACATTTTCCACGATAACGCCGGAGGGCGCGCGCGGCCCTTCGAAGCGGTCGCTGATCCGCTCGACGGTCAGGCAGCCGCCGCAGGCCTTTGACAGCCGTTCGAATTCGGCGGCGCCCCAGGTGCGCGCGGCGCCGATTCCGCGCTTGGGATCGGTCGCCGACGAGAGCGTGTGGCGCGTGCCGAACGAGACGAGCTTTTCGACGAGCGCCTTCAGCCGCGCGGGATCGGCGGCGGGGGTTTCGTCCTTCGCGAGGGCGATCGTCGGTGTGGCGAGGAGCAGCGCGGCTGCGAGGGTGTGGCGAAGCATGCCGCTTCATGCGGCGTGTGCAAGCCCGACGCAAGAGGCCCGCCGCGTGGGGTCTCCACGGGCGGGCCTCTCGTTTCAATTCAGCCGTTCAGGGCTCAACGCAGACCCGAGTAGCTGATGTCCTGCACGCGACCATAACGGATGTCGCAGCTGAACTTGCCCTTGTCATAGGATCCGCCGCGACCCCAGCGGCCGCCATAGCCGTCGGTGACGACGACGCGGCCCTTGACGCGGTAGCCGTCGCGCTTGCGGTCGATGCTCGTCACCTGGGTGACGTCGGTGCGGCCGTAACGGCGCGTACCCCGCTCGACCGCGCTGACGCACTGGCTGACGGCGCTGCGGCTGTTGCCGTAGCGATTATAGTCATAGCCATAACCGTAGCGCGGATCATTGTCGTAGCGGCCGCGGTTGTAGCGATCGTCGGTGCGGCCGTAGCGGTCGTCGTACCGGTCGTAGCGGTCGCGGTCGTTATCGGCCGACAGGATCGCGGCAAGGCCGCCGAGGACGACGGCGCCGGCGATGACTTCGCCCGCGCTGATGCCGTCGCGGTCACCGCGGTCGCGCGCGCTGGCGGGGACGGCGCTCATCAGCATTGCGCCAGCGGTGGCCGCACCAATCGCGGCCTTGGTGAAGGTAGCTTTGATAGCCATGGTTCGGTCTCCAAATGCGCAGGCGGCACCCGTTGCGGCCTGTTGGAAACCTTTTACCGATTCGGCCGTGACGCCGTGCTGAACCCCCCGCTTATCTGAGGTTCAGTCTGGGTTTTGCTGGCGTTCATAAAGGAAAAGGCCCCTCGCCGCGGGCGAGAGGCCTTTTCCGTACCTGCAGGGAAGCGGTCAGTTGAACCGGACGTCGACGACGCGGCCGTTCCTGTAACTGCAGCCGAAGCTGCGGACCTCGCCGCCAAGGCGCGAGGCGGTGCCGGTGACGTACCAGCCGCCGTCGTTCGGTTCGGTTCCGGTGATGCTGTCGACGCGGGCATCGTCGCCCATCTCGCCCTCGACCGCCCAGCTGCACGCGTCGGACGCGCGGGCTTCGGCCTCGCCATTGCCGTACGGGCGGACTTCGGTGGTGCCGCTGCCATAGGGTTCGGACTCGTCACCCTGCGGTTCA
Coding sequences within:
- a CDS encoding M28 family metallopeptidase, with product MLRHTLAAALLLATPTIALAKDETPAADPARLKALVEKLVSFGTRHTLSSATDPKRGIGAARTWGAAEFERLSKACGGCLTVERISDRFEGPRAPSGVIVENVLAIQKGSDPNRVIIIAGHIDSRVTDPMNFTSDAPGANDDGSGTALVLEAARLLSKDRHRATIVYALLSGEEQGLWGGKLIARHAKEKGWQVTAMLNNDIVGGTHGTDGTIVDNRVRVFSEGIRSSEDLAAQLVRRGIGGEDDGPSRALAKAAVRAGEANPAIGLEVLAVRRPDRFRRGGDHSPSLELGYPAIRFTVGVEDYDHQHQDLRTENGRKYGDTVDEMDFPYLARVTALNVALVSELADAPAAPANVSIDGALSSNTTVRWTPVEGAASYRIRWRRADRSDWTDSRLVPSGPANELILPGVVVDDNFFGVSAVSATGEESIVTFGGLPPAS